In bacterium, the following proteins share a genomic window:
- the thiE gene encoding thiamine phosphate synthase has translation MNLSPLYAILNLGSVENPYEYGCKLLDQSSSATLKYVQIRSKAALPDQDLFDFCQRLISYRQSKPELQDAKIIINDRVDIALAAHADGVHLGQDDLPEEIARKLLGPGKIIGLSTHTNKQVTKACLTAIDYLALGPIFRSATKQGHAEIVGLETLKEICQRTSLPVVAIGGINATNAKTVYAAGAASVAVVSDLYENRETLHTLLGNYQLAFGNPKSIGGSSR, from the coding sequence TACGCAATCCTCAACTTGGGAAGTGTTGAAAATCCTTACGAATATGGCTGCAAGTTATTAGACCAAAGCTCATCTGCAACTTTGAAATACGTACAAATTCGCTCAAAAGCAGCTCTTCCCGATCAGGATTTATTTGATTTTTGCCAGCGCTTAATTTCCTACAGACAAAGCAAACCTGAGCTTCAGGATGCAAAAATTATCATTAACGATCGAGTCGATATTGCACTAGCTGCTCACGCCGATGGTGTTCACCTTGGTCAAGACGACTTACCGGAAGAGATCGCCAGAAAATTACTTGGTCCTGGCAAAATTATCGGTCTTTCAACTCACACTAACAAACAAGTTACTAAGGCCTGCCTCACAGCAATCGATTACCTTGCACTTGGCCCGATTTTCAGATCAGCTACAAAACAGGGGCATGCAGAAATTGTCGGTCTCGAAACATTAAAAGAAATTTGTCAGCGGACTAGCTTACCTGTTGTTGCAATCGGAGGTATTAATGCTACTAACGCAAAAACTGTCTATGCAGCAGGGGCCGCAAGCGTTGCAGTGGTGTCTGATCTTTATGAAAATCGAGAAACCCTGCACACTCTTTTAGGCAATTATCAACTTGCTTTTGGAAATCCAAAAAGTATTGGTGGATCTTCAAGGTGA